Below is a window of Picosynechococcus sp. PCC 7002 DNA.
TTTTGGCCTGTTCCATGAACGCATCCAGGTTCAACAACGGGGCTAAACTCGGCGATCCCCCTGCTAATTTCATCAGCACCGACATCATAATTTTCGGATCCTGACTCACCAAAAAAGCAGCGCGATCGCAACTCAGTTCCGCACAGCGTAACCAGGCCAACATCTGATTTTGCAGAGACCGGGACAGTAGGCTTCCCCATACCGGGAGGGCATTGGTGGCTAGCATTAGCAGATTCGCTAGGGTCAGATAGACGCCATGTTCGCACTTGAGGTGCCCCAGTTCGTGGGCCATAACCGCCTGGAGTTCTGCTTCTGTGAGGATTTCTACCAGGGCCGTGTGGATCACCATAAAGGGTTTTTGGCCCCGCATGGCAAAGGTATAGGCATTGGGCACAGGATTTTGTTGGATGTAGAGATCCGGCGGCGTCAGATCCAGTACTTGGGCGGCTTCCTGGAGGAGGTGATGGAGGTGGGGCAATTGGCGATCGCCCACCAAAATGCTCGACGCGAGATTATTGAACTGAAAAACCTGCTCTGCCGTTGACCCCAAAAAAGAGCGTACCAACAGATCCAAACCAGGGAGGCGGCGGAGAGCGGCAGTGGCTTCTTGATCTAGGGGATGGCGAAACTGATCTGCGGTTAGGCCGGTAAAATAATGCTTCACGCCAATAATCACCTCTACTGTTGTTTACTCAGACAGCCAGTTTTTCACCTTGGCCAACTCTTTCCAATCCGGTCTCCGCGTGAGGCCATCGTCAATATTTTCAAAAATATCTTGGCGCACCTCTTCACTGAAATCCATCACCTTTTGCACCAGTTCGATGTGCTTGCGTACCCCTTTACCCCCAGTACCAAGGAGCGCAAGGGCAAGATTTACATGGGCTTGGGGATTACGATGGTCAATTTTGACACTGCGTTGGGCGGCAGGGAGGGCGAGGTCTGCTTTCCCCCGGAGTAAATGTAACCAAGCCACACAGCTCCAGGCGGCGGCATTTTTCGGATCGAGCCGACAGATTTCGATAAATTCTGGCAGCAGGGCATCCGGGGACTCGCCGGCATCGTAACGCTTAAAACCAGCTTCAAACCGTTGTTCGATGGTTAATTCGGTCATAGTTGTCATTCGGGCTCATAAAAAACAGGCACCTTGCCGACCGCATAAGGGGCAAAGACGCGATTTTCTATTAAACCCCAAAAGATTTCCCACAACCACAGGTTTGGTTGGCATTGGGGTTGGTGAACTGGAACCCACCGCCAATCATTGCATTGCTGTAATCCAGGACGAGGCCATAGAGATAAAGCATGCTTTTGCGATCGCAGATGATCTTAAAACCGCCTTCATACTCGAATACTTCATCATGTTCGCTAACATTGTCGGGGCGATCAAAGTCCATCATGTAGGACATTCCCGAACATCCCCCCTGGCGCACACCCACCCGTAACCAGAGGTCTTGGCCCTGTTGTTCGCGGAGCATCAGGACGTGCTTGAGGGCGGTTTCAGTGAGTTGGATGCCGGGGGCAGTAGTTGTTTGTGTCATGGCTGCTCGATGATTTCCACACAATCTATGGGCTGAACATGACCCTATTTTAACTGTTCTCTGGAAGCTCAGGCAGGGCAGCTGGGGCGATCGCCTGGGGAGAGCGGGGTAATTTTTCCACTTCCGGTAATGTTTCTAAGAGGAGGCGCGGCGCTTGCATTCCCCCCGAAAGTCGTTTTAGAAGCTGGGGCCGGGGGTCATGGAGGAGGTAAATAAGTTCGTCTTCGGCCTTGAGATCCTCTAGCGATCGCACGATCATGAGGCTGGCTTGGCGGCGGATGAGCAGGGGCAAAAATTTACCGGCATCAATGAGGGTTTGGAAGGGTAAAATCTGGTTTTTATCCCTGGGGCCAATGGTTGTTTTTCCCAATTTGACCTGTTGATCAAGGATATATTGATTCCAAACTTTGACGGAAAAGCCGCCCCCAAAGACCTGACTGATCTTGCCCTTGTTGGCGATCGCATTGTCCGGATCCCCCTGTTCAAAAAACGCCGCTACCCTCGGCGGATGAAACTCCTCCATGATCCGCTGGGCCAACACTAAATTGACCTCTCCGTTGGTGGTGAGGGCGACAAAGGCTCCCATGGAGCTAATGCCAATTTCCTCTAGCACATCTCCATCTAGGGCGCTGCTTTGGTACACTTCCAACTGCTCTGTGCGGGCCGCTTCACAGGCTTTGGGGTCTGTATCGATGATCACCACCGACTCCCCCTGCTGCTGAAACAGTTGGGCCAATAGCCGACTGAGGGGACTAGAACCAACGATCACCGCCCCCCGCGCCTCAATGGAAGTAATTTTTAACTGCCGCGCAATCCATTTGGCCGACAAGCCTTGGATAAATACCGTCATCAAAATTGTCAAAAAAACCAAAGCTTTGATAGAAGCACCACCGTTAAACCCTTTTTCCGTCAAAATAATCGCAAATAGAGAGGCGACCGAGGCCGAGACGATGCCCCGTGGCGCAACCCAAGCAACAAAAAATTTCTGCTTCCAATCTAGATCGCTATTGGCCGTACAAAGGGCAACGCTAATGGGGCGCACCACAAACATCAGCACCGCCACCGTAAAAAAACTGCCCCAACCCAGGGCAAAAATACTGGCAATGGACAAATCCGCCGCCAATAAAATAAATAAAACGGACACACAAAGAACCGTGAGTTGACTCTTAAACCGCCTTAGTAGCCGCTCTTCTGGGATGGAAAAGGCCCGGAGAACAATCCCCGCCACCACCGCTGTCATTAAGCCCGATTCTCCTCGCACCGACTGGGCAAAACCAAAGAGGCCCCAGATTCCCGCCAGCACCAACAAATTTTTTAAATCTTCAGACAGGAAGTTCGCCAGGCGCAAGAATTGACCCATTAGCCAGCCACCAGCGGCCCCAATAACGGCCCCGATCCCCAAACGGAGGGCCAAGCCACTGGCCACTTCTCCCAGGCCCGCATCAACGTTCAAAATCGTATCGAGTACCACCACCGCCAGGATAGCCCCCACTGGGTCGATCAGTACGCCTTCTCCCTCCAGGAGGGTTGCCACCTTACGGTCAACGGCCACTTGTTTCAGGAGCGGCCCCACCACCGTCGGCCCTGTCACCACCACCAAAGAGGCATACAAAAAGGCGATCGCCCAGGGAAACTCAGCGAGGTAATGGGCCGCAAGACCTCCCCCCACCAAAGTGATTAAAGTACCGATGGTGACGAGGTTACGGAGGCTCCCGGAAACTTCATTTAATTCTTTGAGTTTGAGATTTAACCCTCCCTCAAACAGGATGACGGCCACCGCTAGGGCGACCAAGACCTCCAGGCCGACGCCAAATTCACTCGGATGCAAGATCCCAAAGCCATCTCCCCCCAGGGCAATGCCAAAAATCAGGAGGAGCACAATGCTCGGAATCTTTAAAAACTCACCACACACCTGGGCACTAATGCCCGCAAAGACGGTGATGATAATTTGCAACGTAAGATCAAAAGAATCTGTCATGCGGACGTTCTAGCTTGCCCCGGAGGGATCTGCAGCAATGCCATAAAATTAATCAAAGTATAGCTTCTCCCCTAATTTGTCCCTAGGGCGATCGCCTTTCCCCGTGGTGACT
It encodes the following:
- a CDS encoding HesB/IscA family protein, with product MTQTTTAPGIQLTETALKHVLMLREQQGQDLWLRVGVRQGGCSGMSYMMDFDRPDNVSEHDEVFEYEGGFKIICDRKSMLYLYGLVLDYSNAMIGGGFQFTNPNANQTCGCGKSFGV
- a CDS encoding cation:proton antiporter; this translates as MTDSFDLTLQIIITVFAGISAQVCGEFLKIPSIVLLLIFGIALGGDGFGILHPSEFGVGLEVLVALAVAVILFEGGLNLKLKELNEVSGSLRNLVTIGTLITLVGGGLAAHYLAEFPWAIAFLYASLVVVTGPTVVGPLLKQVAVDRKVATLLEGEGVLIDPVGAILAVVVLDTILNVDAGLGEVASGLALRLGIGAVIGAAGGWLMGQFLRLANFLSEDLKNLLVLAGIWGLFGFAQSVRGESGLMTAVVAGIVLRAFSIPEERLLRRFKSQLTVLCVSVLFILLAADLSIASIFALGWGSFFTVAVLMFVVRPISVALCTANSDLDWKQKFFVAWVAPRGIVSASVASLFAIILTEKGFNGGASIKALVFLTILMTVFIQGLSAKWIARQLKITSIEARGAVIVGSSPLSRLLAQLFQQQGESVVIIDTDPKACEAARTEQLEVYQSSALDGDVLEEIGISSMGAFVALTTNGEVNLVLAQRIMEEFHPPRVAAFFEQGDPDNAIANKGKISQVFGGGFSVKVWNQYILDQQVKLGKTTIGPRDKNQILPFQTLIDAGKFLPLLIRRQASLMIVRSLEDLKAEDELIYLLHDPRPQLLKRLSGGMQAPRLLLETLPEVEKLPRSPQAIAPAALPELPENS
- a CDS encoding M48 family metallopeptidase, with product MIGVKHYFTGLTADQFRHPLDQEATAALRRLPGLDLLVRSFLGSTAEQVFQFNNLASSILVGDRQLPHLHHLLQEAAQVLDLTPPDLYIQQNPVPNAYTFAMRGQKPFMVIHTALVEILTEAELQAVMAHELGHLKCEHGVYLTLANLLMLATNALPVWGSLLSRSLQNQMLAWLRCAELSCDRAAFLVSQDPKIMMSVLMKLAGGSPSLAPLLNLDAFMEQAKTYEHLSQNQLGQLLQETQTTQLTHPLPVVRAQEIWRWASSQEYSLLLQNRDSVYNHEGSSKGGWRNW
- a CDS encoding tetratricopeptide repeat protein, with translation MTELTIEQRFEAGFKRYDAGESPDALLPEFIEICRLDPKNAAAWSCVAWLHLLRGKADLALPAAQRSVKIDHRNPQAHVNLALALLGTGGKGVRKHIELVQKVMDFSEEVRQDIFENIDDGLTRRPDWKELAKVKNWLSE